A DNA window from Candidatus Methylomirabilota bacterium contains the following coding sequences:
- the pth gene encoding aminoacyl-tRNA hydrolase, translating to MAHAVVGLGNPGAEYRDTRHNVGQRVADLLAKRLKKSFRRDGPSLVARARWRGEPLYLVKPQSFMNVSGPVVARTLGRLRVTPDGVVLVYDDIDLPLGTVRVRMKGSAGGHNGVRSVLEALGTQEIRRVKVGIGRPATRDQVTDHVLEPFDPDEHDAVEAAVAEAAERVLALVSD from the coding sequence GTGGCCCACGCCGTGGTGGGGCTCGGGAACCCCGGAGCGGAGTACCGGGACACTCGCCACAACGTGGGCCAGCGCGTCGCCGATCTGCTCGCGAAGAGGCTCAAGAAGTCGTTCCGCCGCGACGGCCCCTCGCTGGTCGCGCGCGCCCGGTGGCGCGGCGAGCCCCTCTACCTGGTCAAGCCGCAGAGCTTCATGAACGTGAGCGGCCCGGTGGTCGCCCGGACGCTCGGCCGCCTCCGCGTCACGCCCGACGGGGTCGTGCTCGTCTACGACGACATCGACCTGCCGCTCGGCACCGTACGGGTCCGCATGAAGGGCAGCGCGGGCGGCCACAACGGGGTGCGCTCGGTCCTCGAGGCGCTCGGCACCCAGGAGATCCGGCGCGTGAAGGTCGGCATCGGCCGCCCCGCGACCCGCGACCAGGTCACCGACCACGTCCTCGAGCCGTTTGACCCCGACGAGCACGACGCCGTCGAGGCCGCCGTCGCCGAGGCCGCCGAGCGCGTCCTGGCGCTCGTGTCTGACTAG